The proteins below come from a single Triticum aestivum cultivar Chinese Spring chromosome 5D, IWGSC CS RefSeq v2.1, whole genome shotgun sequence genomic window:
- the LOC123122057 gene encoding uncharacterized protein, whose amino-acid sequence MENQDVMLPQDVLADVLRRIALRDLVISRCVCKAWCTIIDARHLFPADLLPHWVGGIIINFNDLMLSEFFSRPSTGPLVSGNLNYLPSTSVVKDHCNGLLLLDGYVVNPATRQWAELPPCPSLGLESFEGEHLVFDPTISPHYEVLVIPISPKLDRDVKLDPTVEELEWPASLCMLHVFSSRTKRWEERRFVREGEAAGTIADMRSTRQYYQNRAVYWRGSLYVHLPSHFVMRISLSNNKYQVIKPPKGRSTLFGKDMLYIGKSEKGIYCAPVDNPVRVWILDESCGQLEWVLRHNISLHVDTDESSRPWTLQDVNYYEGYGEDAKDEAIARQKFDWDSDSDNLIDPKSMADDESPCYTGILGFHPFKEVVFLCVGLQRGLAYHLDSSKVQELGNIFPKCYGTSIGIQPFIKESFIYTPCWMEEFP is encoded by the exons ATGGAAAACCAGGACGTCATGCTGCCTCAAGACGTGCTTGCAGACGTCCTACGTCGTATTGCACTACGCGACCTTGTCATATCCCGCTGTGTCTGCAAGGCCTGGTGCACCATCATCGATGCTCGCCACCTATTTCCAGCTGACCTCCTTCCACACTGGGTAGGCGGTATAATCATCAATTTCAACGACTTGATGTTGTCAGAATTCTTCTCTCGCCCATCGACAGGCCCCTTGGTGTCTGGCAACCTCAACTACTTACCTTCCACATCTGTCGTCAAGGACCATTGCAATGGCCTTCTCTTGCTTGATGGCTACGTGGTTAACCCCGCTACAAGACAGTGGGCGGAGTTGCCACCGTGCCCATCTCTGGGGCTGGAGTCTTTTGAAGGAGAGCACCTTGTATTTGACCCAACCATATCTCCGCACTATGAGGTGCTGGTAATCCCCATTTCTCCCAAGTTAGACCGTGATGTCAAATTGGATCCCACTGTAGAGGAATTAGAATGGCCAGCATCATTATGCATGCTACATGTGTTCTCGTCAAGGACAAAACGATGGGAGGAGAGGCGCTTTGTTCGGGAAGGGGAGGCTGCTGGGACAATTGCGGACATGCGATCGACTCGGCAATATTATCAGAACCGTGCTGTCTACTGGCGAGGATCACTTTACGTCCATTTGCCAAGCCACTTTGTTATGAG GATATCATTGTCAAACAACAAGTATCAAGTAATTAAACCACCGAAAGGGAGAAGCACTCTATTTGGGAAAGATATGCTTTATATAGGTAAGTCAGAGAAGGGGATTTATTGTGCACCTGTGGATAACCCGGTCCGGGTATGGATCCTTGATGAATCGTGTGGGCAGTTGGAATGGGTGTTGAGGCATAACATTTCCCTTCACGTTGACACTGACGAAAGCAGCAGACCCTGGACATTACAGGATGTTAACTATTATGAAGGCTATGGTGAGGATGCTAAAGATGAAGCAATAGCGCGGCAGAAATTTGACTGGGATTCTGACAGTGATAATCTTATTGACCCCAAAAGCATGGCTGATGACGAGTCTCCTTGTTATACTGGTATACTTGGATTCCATCCTTTCAAAGAGGTTGTCTTCCTGTGTGTCGGATTGCAAAGAGGGCTGGCATACCATTTAGATAGCTCGAAGGTCCAAGAGTTGGGAAACATATTTCCCAAATGTTATGGCACATCGATTGGTATCCAGCCATTTATAAAGGAGTCTTTCATATACACTCCTTGCTGGATGGAAGAGTTTCCATAG